A window of the Nycticebus coucang isolate mNycCou1 chromosome 3, mNycCou1.pri, whole genome shotgun sequence genome harbors these coding sequences:
- the LOC128581614 gene encoding small nuclear ribonucleoprotein E-like: MAYRGQGQKVQKVMVQPINLIFRYLQNRSQIQVWLYEQVNMRIEGYIIGFDEYMNLVLDDAEEIHCKTKSRKQLGRIMLKGDNITATKCLQLEMTSEVRNCRKGSTGFGGILCWFCSSETFVGVVVVTFMLFQNDNKWCCLVVFLLKKKNMNEIKGPHMGQ; this comes from the coding sequence ATGGCGTACCGCGGCCAGGGCCAGAAAGTGCAGAAGGTGATGGTGCAGCCCATCAACCTCATCTTCAGATACTTACAAAATAGATCCCAGATTCAGGTGTGGCTCTATGAGCAAGTAAATATGCGGATAGAGGGCTATATCATTGGTTTTGATGAGTATATGAACCTTGTATTAGATGATGCTGAAGAGATTCATTGTAAAACAAAGTCAAGAAAACAACTGGGTCGGATCATGCTAAAAGGAGATAACATCACTGCTACAAAGTGTCTCCAACTAGAAATGACCAGTGAAGTGAGAAATTGTCGAAAGGGCAGTACCGGATTTGGAGGCATACTGTGTTGGTTTTGTAGTTCTGAAACATTTGTTGGTGTGGTGGTGGTTACCTTTATGTTGtttcaaaatgataataaatggtgttgtttggtggtgtttttattaaaaaaaaaaaacatgaatgaaataAAAGGGCCACACATGGGCCAATGA